Proteins encoded together in one Acanthochromis polyacanthus isolate Apoly-LR-REF ecotype Palm Island chromosome 12, KAUST_Apoly_ChrSc, whole genome shotgun sequence window:
- the LOC110971504 gene encoding protein rapunzel-like: MMEEEISEDRAKLKQGLVKVLQCVATISSAAAVVNPIFGVAGSLIRVVLHHVDDEDIRTLKREFGSVNRALDELSHQNRNTLVQIKKETLDGQYCRVEENLKNQFRKFMEMVEARPEHRERKKDDFEESYSNDLGDQNLHTLYDGVVGKPKLFSRPILEVYLKHSQGDRRTMERLCTRLTYLFCIGLIALMGYAAIIGDDEEGLSEEWAEKMEHVQEKMQEALRRCK; this comes from the coding sequence ATGATGGAAGAGGAGATCAGTGAGGACCGGGCCAAGCTGAAGCAGGGCCTGGTCAAAGTGCTCCAGTGCGTGGCCACCATCTCCTCAGCGGCCGCCGTGGTTAACCCCATTTTCGGCGTGGCCGGCTCTCTGATCCGGGTGGTCCTGCACCACGTGGACGACGAGGACATCCGCACCCTGAAGCGTGAGTTCGGCTCAGTGAACCGGGCGCTGGACGAGCTCTCCCACCAGAACCGCAACACGCTGGTGCAGATCAAGAAGGAGACGCTGGACGGCCAGTACTGCCGCGTGGAGGAGAACCTCAAGAACCAGTTCAGGAAGTTCATGGAGATGGTGGAGGCACGGCCGGAGCACCGTGAGCGCAAGAAAGACGACTTCGAGGAGAGCTACTCCAACGACTTGGGCGACCAGAACCTGCACACGCTCTACGACGGCGTCGTGGGCAAGCCAAAGCTCTTCAGCAGACCCATCCTGGAGGTGTACCTGAAGCACTCGCAGGGCGACCGGCGCACCATGGAGCGGCTGTGCACCCGCCTCACCTACCTGTTCTGCATCGGCCTCATCGCCCTGATGGGCTACGCCGCCATTATCGGAGACGACGAGGAGGGCCTGAGCGAGGAGTGGGCCGAGAAGATGGAGCACGTGCAGGAGAAGATGCAGGAGGCTCTGCGCAGGTGCAAATGA